From Strongyloides ratti genome assembly S_ratti_ED321, scaffold srae_chrx_scaffold0000002:
taactatttttatttacttacgtttttttttgatttaattatattttttttattttatctagtaaataaaatttttaatttagtaaatataaataataaaaaagttggaaaaattttaaacagacaaaatttttaaaaattgaactttaaaaatacatttctctggtactttaaattttctatcaagtatatgtatattaaatttaaaccaTTGATCACAAAAATAGCcacaaaaagttttttttttttatttcaaaatatttatattataataacagaatttaaataaaaagattttttagctaaattttatataaagtttaaatatagccagtaaattgtttttacttaaaaaaaatatatgaaaataaaaacattctttatatatgtgaatagttaaaagtaaaacatttatatataacaataataagcaatattgtatttttttaaaagatataccATTAAAATCTTAATGTAAGAAagaaatttttcatttataaattaaatcNNNNNNNNNNNNNttgtaatttttattctaatattttatttaacaatttatttttaacatttattaaaataatgttttatatttttttaaactttttagctgtataaaagttatttattacaCTTTTTCGTTTTAAACTTTTCTTAGCTTTTGATCCTTTTGTTTTATCTAAAATTGCTTCCCATTCATATGGATCagaaaattttacattaGTTTCCTTAATAATTAActaaaaacatatattaaatgaaaataaaattattaaatttacattaaaCAATTGAAACATTTTCTCATAATCTGGTtctgttttatatttaagaGTTTTAACATAGTCAAAAAAATTAGCTAAAGACGTATTTTCAGGAAATAAATCTTTAcctttagttttttttttgatacgGCACATTTCAAGATCGTCAGATACTAATGACCATGGAAGTTCTTTAATAAGATCACTGAGTACATAGGCAAGTGAAATCAAATCATCACCTCTTCCTTGTTCTTTATCATTTTGTGCATTAAGACTACAGTATGTTAATGTCCCACAAAAAGGAACAATTTTTCTTGGTGGTATTATTTTACCTGGCTTTTTTTCGTCTTTAAATCTTCTACATAATCCAAAATCCAGAATATAAATGACTTTTTGCATTCCATTACCTCTACCAATAGCTATGTTTCCAGGTTTTATATCTCTATGAACAAATCCAGCATCatgcaaattttttaatccaTAAAGTAGTTGTATTCCTATTCTTGCAACAGTAGATAATTTGAAAGTACCACAAAGATTCTTTAGATCAAAAAGATTCTTTCCAAGTAAATTCATTacaataaatgtatatttttcttttgtttcaCCATAAATTAGTTGAGCCACattctttttgtttattaatattttaagaacaTCTAATTCCATTTTTGATGTTGATTCCGAGTTCTTGCCATTAGATTCTACTTTCATAGCAATATGATTTTTTGTCTTAGTGTCTAAACATTCATAAACAGCACCATATGATCCTTTACCAATAAGACTaataatctaaaaaatattttgaagataTTGAATTTATCTTGTATTTTTACCTTAAATCGTTCATTAAGGGTATCCCCTACTTTAACATACTCTTTTAAAACCAtctaaaatagaaaaaaataatattatttaaatttttgtaaaaaatttgaaaaaatttaattaaaaattcaactagaaattaaaaatttgcattaaagtttttttatgtaaaaaaaattaaaaaaagaaaatgactCTTGTCAGgaataattaattaacattatcttaagaagaattttattttttatagttgtattaatgtattaaggtattaaaattttaaaaaattgcatattaataaaattggaAAAAGACATACAAAAATTggtgtaaaaattttttttagtttattctttttacaaTTCAAAAGTATACGTAGACAAGGTTTAAAGACAAATActttcaaattatttatttttcttgaGATTAAAATATGcaaatattatgaaaaaataagtattttttttaattttgcgttttcttataaataaaacataaaaattgtaaaacttttatttgttctaacattgtaatttaaattgattttatgtaaaagtttgatgtaaaaataaataaatgttggAGAAAACTGTTTCAAAATGTTtcttattgtaaaaattaatttttaagttagatataataatttgaaaccaacattttatatcttgaataatttaaaacattttaaaattattaaacttttaaattaaaaaaataaataaagaaattagtcatgagtaatttttttgtccAAATTTGattgttatattatacatatattattatttgttttttacaTGTTTTCGTATAATCTTAACattaaaatctttaaatttattttgaactTTAATCAAttatagttttttaaaaagttatttgttcagtataataatgtaaacaataattatttatttattaaaattttttcaaatgtaGTAAGTGtcattaaaaacaaatttttttttgttattttattatatttctaaaataagattaatatattaattgtattttgTATGTATACATAATATACTTAATGTATAAACAAAAACCATttgaaagataaaatatataaaaatttcaatttgtCATTCTTTTAACTATTGCAacagaaattttaattttttttatctattctttcaataaaattatttaaatattaaaaaagaataatatattcaaaattttttattctggataaatttatgtttataataatataagaaaaaaaaattttttaaatctatatAAAATNNNNNNNNNNNNNNNNNNNNNNNNNNNNNNNNNNNNNNNNNNNNNNNNNNNNNNNNNNNNNNNNNNNNNNNNNNNNNNNNNNNNNNNNNNNNNNNNNNNNNNNNNNNNNNNNNNNNNNNNNNNNNNNNNNNNNNNNNNNNNNNNNNNNNNNNNNNNNNNNNNNNNNNNNNNNNNNNNNNNNNNNNNNNNNNNNNNNNNNNNNNNNNNNNNNNNNNNNNNNNNNNNNNNNNNNNNNNNNNNNNNNNNNNNNNNNNNNNNNNNNNNNNNNNNNNNNNNNNNNNNNNNNNNNNNNNNNNNNNNNNNNNNNNNNNNNNNNNNNNNNNNNNNNNNNNNNNNNNNNNNNNNNNNNNNNNNNNNNNNNNNNNNNNNNNNNNNNNNNNNNNNNNNNNNNNNNNNNNNNNNNNNNNNNNNNNNNNNNNNNNNNNNNNNNNNNNNNNNNNNNNNNNNNNNNNNNNNNNNNNNNNNNNNNNNNNNNNNNNNNNNNNNNNNNNNNNNNNNNNNNNNNNNNTAATGAAAACTTAAAAAGCATAAAAAAAGGTAAtgttattttgtaaaaattaaatatatacaagtgttttttctaaaaaatgtttcataaaaaaatttttttactgtCAAAAATCGAATAAGGTAAACGCTtgattaacaattttttaatatgctgattttatttttaatatttccaTTTTTGTGAgcctttaattttaataaacttttaacactaactttttcaaaaataataatttttggaATCTTTATACCTggttaaaaagtttttgaaaaatggtaaaaatatatttataatatcgtagttttatatatttatcattgaaataaaatcgataaactaaatttatacatttgggaaaaaaaatttacacaGCCGCTTACGATATAGCTATGAAGATAGTATTTTATATGAAGTTATATTCAATCTGAGTGCATAATTTtctcatataaaaaaaatgggaTCACAAATTAgcttattaaaattgttataattttgcaagatatatgttttaaaaaaatagactGTTTAATTTGATTgtttataaatgattaattaaatttatttttaaatgtttctctttctattttttttataaactattttattaatttataaaagtaaaaataaatattttttttcaaataatgaatactatataatagatatgaaaaaatttaaatttattcctTCTATTGTACTAACATTACATTTAtgaatataacttttatttgaaaaaaattttttttcaatatgaaatttttaaaacatatttggttcctttttttatttatttatatttcagAAGCAGtatgttactttttttttaattgcttGTTATTTCTAGATTTCTGTAACTCATAATTTAAGATTAgataagaattttaaaacaggtaattaaaatattcttttggtatatattttagttattaaaatttaagaaagttatgtaaatgttaaaaaaattataaaaagggatatattattaaatccTTTAAAGTTATGGAAAGTAGACGGAATACAATATTATGTTGAACCACCAGTTAATGAAACTAATGTTAAAAAAGCAATTGAACATATTGAAAACAATacttgtataaaatttataaaaatgaatgacgttttttctaataagcaaggtttaatttttataaatcataCAGGTTGTTCATCTAGCATTGGACTTGTAAATTCAAACAAACCACAGAATATTacattatctaaaaattgttataaaactGTTGGATATATTTTACATGAAATTGGACATGCATTAGGATTAATACATGAACAATCACGAAGAGATAGAGATTATTATGTGGAAATTAACCGTGATAATATACTTATACCTAATcgaaaaaattttgataaattcgTACTTAAtcgttataaaaatttttcaacacAATACGACTATAACGCTTTGATGCATTATGCACAAAACAGTTTTGCTATAAATACCAAAATTCCAGTAATAAAATCTAAATTACACGAAGAACATGATAGGGCTATGggtaatagaaaaaaaatgacatttaatgaaattaagCAATTAAATTTATGCCATTGTAATAAGTGTAATTGGGTTACAAACAATGGtttaagaagaaaaaataataaagcaGCAAAGTGTATAAATGGCGGTTATCCagattataataattgtacAAAATGCATTTGTCCAACGGGATATACAGGAACGTTATGCAATGAAATAGAAAAAGGTGACACAAGTTGTCCTGATAATACATATGAAGCTAATTctgaagaaaaatatataataatgttaggtaaaaaaaaatgctacTTTTTCTTAAAAGCAAATCggggaaaaaaaattaaattacaatttatttccattgctcaaaaaaaaagaaatacatGTGATGAAGAAACCtctaatgaaataaaatattttttggatAAAGGTAGCACTGGATTACTTTTATGTAACAATCATTGGCTTTTAAATCTTACATCGCAAAGTAATTCTGTTCTTATAACGTATAGAGGACAAACAGAAGATGACGCATTTGCATTTTCATTTAGTGaaacaaattaaaacatttaaaacgaaataatattttaattgttaaaaagttTCACTTGATATGTTAACTAATTTTTAGTTATGTTTAAAggtaatatataaattttatttttttttattaactcttaagcaattttaataaaattctttaaattactaactaaattatatacaaaataaaaataaaaatatttaaaaaaaagtttaattttattaattttttgaaatcttgtaaatttttagtaaatatttatgacCAATTACANATTTTTTTTTGGGTGAATTCTTAACTAAATTGTAAcctttataattaaaacataaattttttaagaagtaaaatataaaaaaatgatcatTTATTAATCAAGTATAAATGTaacaattgttaaaatatacgatatttttatttttattgatgtttgacctttttattttgatgGTGATGAAAAAGTTAAAGGCGTGGTAGAAAACTGTAAGCGTGATGAAAACCTTTAAGTTTGATGTGTTTCTAAAAAATGACCTAAACTGATAGTACTATGAAATAAAGTACAATTAAGGCTATATAAAGAGATAAAATTTGGAAAAATTATCAGAGTTAAATATTATGCCATAATTATATTACTGtgttgtattttttaatgctAATTTTACTCTATctaattgtaatatttttagggGTTTTATTGTATTAGGTCAGTTGTGTTACTAGTTCGGAGAAACTAGAGGTTAGCGTAATATTTAAAGgtaattatcatatttattgtGTTGTATTACTTATATAAACATAGATcgaataatatataaatattttactgtattaaaaatatttttaaaaaggaaaataaatataatcatttttaaaaaatttttttcattaaatttgttataattattaattcagTTTACTTCATCACTTCAAAAGAATGAATGAAATCACAagttaaatcaaaaaaagcgcattctttttaaatatataaattttttttacttttttatcaaaaatttcatatttGTATTGTTTTATCAATAACGAAAATTTTACCtctatttcaaaaaaataaataattaacttaAGTGATAACGTtacattatatattcttttaaaaaatataaaaaatatgcttttaaaaatttaaagggaatttgaattttatttacaaaactttaatttactctattgatataataaaaaaactataaaactCACTAAGTCAAGCCCTGCAGGAAAGCGTGTGCGAAGCACGGGCTTGTTATTAATTAGATTAttttatcactttttttaaaaaacaaacagaaataaaataacgctaaaaattttgatagaTTTTGGTGACTTTAAAAGGGATAAAAagataagaaaattaaattgttacatttatacttaattaataaataatcatctttttatattttagttcttaaaaaatttatgtattaaTTATGAAAGTTACAGTTTAGTTAAGAATTcactcaaaaaaaaaatattgtaaaacaaaattttcataaaaaaaaagtacaaggttaagttaaatgatataataataattattattcatataatttagctaaaaaaattattacaattaagATTGTCCAAGTTGATTTATTTCTCAATtgtatttttacaaaaagttaaactaaaaattaaatgtatatgtttatttaaaactaatTTGCTACAATAAAAGTAGTGTAATTGgtcataaatatttactaaaaatttacaagatttcaaaaaattaataaaattaaacttttttttaaatatttttatttttattttgtatataatttagttagtaatttaaagaattttattaaaattgcttaagagttaataaaaaaaaataaaatttatatattaccTTTAAACATAACTAAAAATTAGTTAACATATCAAGTGAaactttttaacaattaaaatattatttcgttttaaatgttttaatttgtttCACTAAATGAAAATGCAAATGCGTCATCTTCTGTTAGTCCTCTATACGTTATAAGAACAGAATTACTTTGCGATGTAAGATTTAAAAGCCAATGATTGTTACATAAAAGTAATCCAGTGCTACCTTTatccaaaaaatattttatttcattagaGGTTTCTTCATCACatgtatttctttttttttgagcaatggaaataaattgtaatttaattttttttccccGATTTGCTTTTAAGAAAAAgtagcatttttttttacctaacattattatatatttttcttcagAATTAGCTTCATATGTATTATCAGGACAACTTGTGTCACCTTTTTCTATTTCATTGCATAACGTTCCTGTATATCCCGTTGGACAAATGCATTTTgtacaattattataatctGGATAACCGCCATTTATACACTTTGCtgctttattattttttcttcttaaaCCATTGTTTGTAACCCAATTACACTTATTACAATGGCATAAATTTAATTGcttaatttcattaaatgtcattttttttctattaccCATAGCCCTATCATGTTCTTCGTGTAATTTAGATTTTATTACTGGAATTTTGGTATTTATAGCAAAACTGTTTTGTGCATAATGCATCAAAGCGTTATAGTCGTATTgtgttgaaaaatttttataacgaTTAAGTAcgaatttatcaaaattttttcgATTAGGTATAAGTATATTATCACGGTTAATTTCCACATAATAATCTCTATCTCTTCGTGATTGTTCATGTATTAATCCTAATGCATGTCCAATTTCATGTAAAATATATCCAACagttttataacaatttttagataatgtAATATTCTGTGGTTTGTTTGAATTTACAAGTCCAATGCTAGATGAACAAGttgtatcatttttaaaaattaaaccctgctttttataaaatatgtcattcatttttataaattttatacaagtATTGTTTTCAATATATTCAATTGCTTTAGCAACATTAGTTTCATTAACTGGTGGTATAACATAATATTGTATTCCGCTTACATTCCATGACTTCAAACGatctaataatatatctctttttataattttttttacatttacataactttcttaaattttaataactaaaatatttactcaaagaatattttaattacctgttttaaaatttttatttaattttaaattataagatATAGAAATCTAGAAAtaacaaacaaaaaaaaaaaaagttacatACCGTTTctgaaatataaataaatgaaaaaagaaaccaaatatgtattaaaaatttcatattaaaaaaattatttctaaataaaagttatattcataaaagtaatattagtGCAATAGAaggaataaatttaatttttttcatatctattatatagtattcattatttgaaaaaaaatatttatttttacttttattaattgataaaatagtttataaaaaaaatagaaagatacacatttaaaattaaatttaattaatcatttataaacAATCTAATTAAACAGTCcatttaaaacatatatcttgcataaattataacaatttaaatgAGTTAATTTGTGAtcccattttttttataataaaattatgcaCTTTGATTAGatataactttatataaaatactatATTCATAAATCTATCGTAAGCGGCTGTGTAAATTTTTTCTccaaatgtataaatttagtttatcgattttatttcaatgataaatatataaaactacgataatataaatatatttttaccatttttCAAAATCTTTCTAAGCAGGTATAAAGATTCcaaaaatctttatttttgaaaaagttagtgttaaaagtttatttaaattaaaggCTTACGAAAAtggaaatattaaaaataaaatcagcatatttgaaaattgttAATCAAGCGTTCACCTTATTCTATTTTTGACagtaagaaaatttttttatgaaacattttttagaaataacacttgtatatatttaatttttacaaaataacattacctttttttatgttttttaagttttcattaattcattctttaatttgcattattttttgaacaatttataaatatacaaataagTGCATGTTTCGTACGctcatttttttatgaaaatcgCGGTTTTGCTTAAGCTTTTGAAGTAATAAgataaactttattaaaaattataataaatttttaattttctctttttaaaaattttaaaaattaagaaatttttttaatatgcttaaaaaactttataaagaaaaaaaaacttggaagtataaaaaatgtttataattaattttgttatatatgtataagaatgatattttaaaatttttttcttaatgttaataacaattttaaataattttttttgaatatgacaaaagaaaaagattttaaatattctaaaaaattttttttctttaaatttattttatttcttgctttaataaaacaattttttaatttttataatttgtttacgttttttattataaatacattaaaaacagtagctttattgtttttgttatatattagaaaattttatatagatttaaaaaattttttttttcttatatttttataaatataaatttatccagaataaaaaattttgaatatattattcttttttaatatttaaataattttattgaaagaatagataaaaaaaaattaaaatttatgttgCAATAGTTTAAAGAATGActaattgaaatttttatatattttatctttcaaATCGTTTTTGTTTATGCATTAAGTATATTATGTATACATACACaatacaattaatatattaatctttttttagaaatataataaaataacaaaaaaaaattatttatattttaatataaggatttaacaataatttatttgtcaTTTATgtgaataattattaaacttatgttgttttctataattaatttcttttaaaataagtttaataGTTAGCTGATTTtgtcaaaatattaaaaattgtaattaaaaaaaatttttttgattttttaaaaactgaATGTCTATTTTTAGTAATCGTTTCCTCATTCAAAAAAGCACCAAAAAAAacgtaatttatttttattgttataaaaaaaaaatcatgtTCTAATAAGTTATGATTAAGTATAAGTGAAAGAAAAGCATAAAActgataaaattgttaaaattttattcacatatattttgtaatatttcaTGAACGAATAATAGTATAGATATGGTAAAGTACTTagaatttagaaaataaaatttctttatagcaatttttgttttgataaatttttgttgaaaatttatagtttagaaagtttaagaatttttgaaaaattttatattttatacctAACTTTGAAATTATCACAtctaactttaaaattattttttttaaaaaattcatattagaaatttttttcctaaatttctttataccttattaaaaagattttgaaaaatggtaaaaatatatttataatatcgtagttttatatatttattattgaaataaaatcgattaactaaatttatacatttggAGAAAAAATTTACACAGCCGCTTACGATAGATTTATGAATatagtattttatataaagttatatCTAATCAAAGtgcataattttattataaaaaaaatgggaTCACAAATTAACTcatttaaattgttataatttatacaagatttatgttttaaatgGACTGTTTAATTAGATTATTTAGAAatgattaattaaatttaattttaaatgtgtatctttctattttttttataaactattttatcaattaataaaagtaaaaataaatattttttttcaaataatgaaTACTATATAATAGATATNNNNNNNNNNNNNNNNNNNNNNNNNNNNNNNNNNNNNNNNNNNNNNNNNNNNNNNNNNNNNNNNNNNNNNNNNNNNNNNNNNNNNNNNNNNNNNNNNNNNNNNNNNNNNNNNNNNNNNNNNNNNNNNNNNNNNNNNNNNNNNNNNNNNNNNNNNNNNNNNNNNNNNNNNNNNNNNNNNNNNNNNNNNNNNNNNNNNNNNNNNNNNNNNNNNNNNNNNNNNNNNNNNNNNNNNNNNNNNNNNNNNNNNNNNNNNNNNNNNNNNNNNNNNNNNNNNNNNNNNNNNNNNNNNNNNNNNNNNNNNNNNNNNNNNNNNNNNNNNNNNNNNNNNNNNNNNNNNNNNNNNNNNNNNNNNNNNNNNNNNNNNNNNNNNNNNNNNNNNNNNNNNNNNNNNNNNNNNNNNNNNNNNNNNNNNNNNNNNNNNNNNNNNNNNNNNNNNNNNNNNNNNNNNNNNNNNNNNNNNNNNNNNNNNNNNNNNNNNNNNNNNNNNNNNNNNNNNNNNNNNNNNNNNNNNNNNNNNNNNNNNNNNNNNNNNNNNNNNNNNNNNNNNNNNNNNNNNNNNNNNNNNNNNNNNNNNNNNNNNNNNNNNNNNNNNNNNNNNNNNNNNNNNNNNNNNNNNNNNNNNNNNNNNNNNNNNNNNNNNNNNNNNNNNNNNNNNNNNNNNNNNNNNNNNNNNNNNNNNNNNNNNNNNNNNNNNNNNNNNNNNNNNNNNNNNNNNNNNNNNNNNNNNNNNNNNNNNNNNNNNNNNNNNNNNNNNNNNNNNNNNNNNNNNNNNNNNNNNNNNNNNNNNNNNNNNNNNNNNNNNNNNNNNNNNNNNNNNNNNNNNNNNNNNNNNNNNNNNNNNNNNNNNNNN
This genomic window contains:
- a CDS encoding Asator; this encodes MVLKEYVKVGDTLNERFKIISLIGKGSYGAVYECLDTKTKNHIAMKVESNGKNSESTSKMELDVLKILINKKNVAQLIYGETKEKYTFIVMNLLGKNLFDLKNLCGTFKLSTVARIGIQLLYGLKNLHDAGFVHRDIKPGNIAIGRGNGMQKVIYILDFGLCRRFKDEKKPGKIIPPRKIVPFCGTLTYCSLNAQNDKEQGRGDDLISLAYVLSDLIKELPWSLVSDDLEMCRIKKKTKGKDLFPENTSLANFFDYVKTLKYKTEPDYEKMFQLFNLIIKETNVKFSDPYEWEAILDKTKGSKAKKSLKRKSVINNFYTAKKFKKI
- a CDS encoding Astacin-like metalloendopeptidase; the protein is MKFLKHIWFLFLFIYISEAISVTHNLRLDKNFKTESYVNVKKIIKRDILLNPLKLWKVDGIQYYVEPPVNETNVKKAIEHIENNTCIKFIKMNDVFSNKQGLIFINHTGCSSSIGLVNSNKPQNITLSKNCYKTVGYILHEIGHALGLIHEQSRRDRDYYVEINRDNILIPNRKNFDKFVLNRYKNFSTQYDYNALMHYAQNSFAINTKIPVIKSKLHEEHDRAMGNRKKMTFNEIKQLNLCHCNKCNWVTNNGLRRKNNKAAKCINGGYPDYNNCTKCICPTGYTGTLCNEIEKGDTSCPDNTYEANSEEKYIIMLGKKKCYFFLKANRGKKIKLQFISIAQKKRNTCDEETSNEIKYFLDKGSTGLLLCNNHWLLNLTSQSNSVLITYRGQTEDDAFAFSFSETN
- a CDS encoding Astacin-like metalloendopeptidase encodes the protein ESYVNVKKIIKRDILLDRLKSWNVSGIQYYVIPPVNETNVAKAIEYIENNTCIKFIKMNDIFYKKQGLIFKNDTTCSSSIGLVNSNKPQNITLSKNCYKTVGYILHEIGHALGLIHEQSRRDRDYYVEINRDNILIPNRKNFDKFVLNRYKNFSTQYDYNALMHYAQNSFAINTKIPVIKSKLHEEHDRAMGNRKKMTFNEIKQLNLCHCNKCNWVTNNGLRRKNNKAAKCINGGYPDYNNCTKCICPTGYTGTLCNEIEKGDTSCPDNTYEANSEEKYIIMLGKKKCYFFLKANRGKKIKLQFISIAQKKRNTCDEETSNEIKYFLDKGSTGLLLCNNHWLLNLTSQSNSVLITYRGLTEDDAFAFSFSETN